One window of Phycisphaeraceae bacterium genomic DNA carries:
- the rplL gene encoding 50S ribosomal protein L7/L12: MSDTAVDAKVKEIGDKLAGLSLKEAVDLGKYLKDAYGIEAAAGGAVVMAGGAAGGGAAKAEEKDSFDVILKAVDAAKKIQVIKVVREATGLGLAEAKAFVDAPGKPIKTGLSKDEAEKLKKTITDAGGTVELA, from the coding sequence ATGTCCGACACTGCTGTTGACGCGAAAGTGAAAGAAATCGGCGACAAACTGGCTGGCCTCAGCCTCAAGGAAGCCGTTGACCTCGGCAAGTACCTGAAGGATGCCTACGGCATCGAAGCCGCTGCAGGTGGCGCGGTGGTGATGGCGGGTGGCGCAGCCGGCGGCGGCGCGGCCAAGGCCGAAGAGAAGGACAGCTTCGACGTGATCCTCAAGGCCGTCGATGCCGCCAAGAAGATCCAGGTCATCAAGGTCGTCCGCGAGGCGACGGGCCTCGGTCTTGCCGAGGCGAAGGCGTTCGTCGATGCCCCGGGCAAGCCGATCAAGACCGGCCTCTCGAAGGACGAGGCGGAGAAGCTCAAGAAGACCATCACCGACGCGGGCGGCACGGTCGAGCTCGCCTAA
- a CDS encoding CDP-alcohol phosphatidyltransferase family protein, whose translation MAATGVTPNSISITGMFVACGAGVCLALTGRENASERALFLLAALGIQVRLLANMLDGMVAIEGNRKSPTGDLYNEVPDRISDSVVLIGAGYALTSSPTLGYLAAAGALFVTYVRALGRSLGLPSDFRGPMAKQQRMFLATVGSVYLGFAPEAWRFVTPARGPVPELGVLALVLVLICVGEVATAWRRIASIASQLRSRAE comes from the coding sequence TTGGCCGCCACGGGTGTCACGCCCAACTCGATCTCGATCACGGGGATGTTCGTCGCGTGCGGCGCGGGCGTTTGCCTTGCCTTGACCGGGAGAGAGAATGCATCGGAGCGTGCCTTGTTCCTGCTCGCAGCGCTCGGGATCCAGGTGCGCCTCCTCGCGAACATGCTCGACGGAATGGTCGCGATCGAGGGAAATCGAAAGTCGCCGACCGGCGACCTGTATAACGAGGTGCCCGATCGGATCTCTGATAGCGTCGTGCTGATCGGCGCCGGATACGCGCTGACATCAAGCCCGACTCTCGGCTACCTTGCGGCGGCGGGCGCGCTCTTCGTGACGTATGTGCGGGCGCTCGGTCGTTCGCTCGGTCTGCCGAGCGACTTTCGTGGCCCGATGGCGAAGCAGCAACGGATGTTCCTGGCGACGGTTGGCTCCGTGTATCTTGGATTCGCGCCGGAGGCCTGGCGCTTTGTAACTCCGGCGCGCGGGCCCGTTCCCGAATTGGGAGTGCTCGCGCTCGTGCTCGTTCTCATTTGCGTCGGCGAAGTCGCCACCGCGTGGAGACGCATCGCTTCGATCGCTTCGCAACTACGGAGCCGCGCCGAGTGA
- a CDS encoding phosphatidate cytidylyltransferase translates to MNEGLRYLFSRAGAFEQPATRFIVGLIIVAFVAAPVATVVLSRFKVLGENTRRDVWIRYRTWLFITPAVVVPILWCPAAAMVMVTAASILCYREYARATGLFRHHSLSAIVVLGIVGVGLTCLDNWYGMFAAMTPLTIVSLAAGAVLVDSPKGYVQRVALACVAFLLFGMGLGHLGYMANEPDYRPIMLLILVAVQLNDIFAYICGKSFGRRKVFPNTSPNKTLGGHLGAIILTTTFTAVVGHFVFVGKRLDTPLLLLALGLIISIGGQMGDLVLSSIKRDLGIKDMATTLPGHGGFLDRFNSVLLVAPATFHFIGYFLGFGLSRPARVITASLFQ, encoded by the coding sequence GTGAACGAAGGCCTGCGTTACCTCTTTTCCCGCGCCGGCGCGTTTGAACAGCCGGCAACTCGATTTATCGTCGGGCTGATCATCGTCGCGTTTGTCGCGGCTCCGGTCGCGACGGTTGTTCTTTCGCGATTCAAGGTCCTCGGTGAGAACACGCGCCGCGACGTGTGGATTCGCTACAGAACATGGCTGTTCATCACGCCCGCGGTCGTCGTCCCGATTCTCTGGTGCCCTGCCGCTGCCATGGTTATGGTGACCGCCGCATCAATTCTCTGCTACCGCGAGTACGCCCGCGCGACGGGCCTGTTTCGGCATCACTCGCTCAGCGCGATAGTTGTCCTCGGAATCGTCGGAGTCGGACTGACCTGCCTCGACAACTGGTACGGCATGTTCGCAGCGATGACCCCGCTCACCATCGTCTCGCTCGCCGCCGGCGCGGTCTTGGTTGATTCGCCGAAGGGCTACGTGCAGCGTGTGGCTCTTGCATGCGTCGCCTTTCTTCTTTTCGGTATGGGACTCGGGCATCTCGGATACATGGCGAACGAACCGGACTATCGACCGATCATGCTGCTGATACTCGTCGCGGTGCAACTCAACGACATCTTTGCATACATCTGCGGTAAATCGTTCGGGCGGCGAAAGGTGTTTCCGAATACCAGCCCCAACAAGACGCTCGGCGGGCATCTCGGCGCGATCATTTTGACAACGACGTTCACCGCGGTCGTCGGTCACTTCGTGTTCGTCGGCAAGCGCCTCGACACGCCGCTTCTGCTCCTTGCGCTCGGATTGATCATTTCCATCGGCGGGCAGATGGGGGACCTGGTGCTGAGTTCGATCAAACGCGACCTCGGCATCAAGGACATGGCGACGACGCTGCCAGGCCACGGCGGGTTTCTGGATCGGTTCAATTCCGTATTGCTGGTTGCGCCCGCCACCTTCCACTTCATCGGATACTTTCTTGGCTTCGGGCTCAGCCGGCCGGCGCGTGTGATTACCGCTTCACTCTTTCAATGA
- a CDS encoding ABC transporter substrate-binding protein translates to MRFACVLLALLLVLTEFAACDRKTPAASTSVTPTAGGTSAQSTELRIVALSPALAIILKDLGYEGQIVGRHAYDVALDPAIPACGELGTIDYESLVKARPTHIFIQWGAQELPARLTELASANNWVIKDLNPLTLDEIELAAREMDQTIFDFATRGLKGKVPDAPAGQPEHIKPAMPFEDSMHMAWSDRGPLMKAAGRILLVSGTKPIGALGPGSFHFQLLQRLGATPVPSSGGPWITLDMEDLHKLAPDGIILFSPRPPRSEPTAAPKPEELIALFGRGGELPIPAFKNKRVALIDDPYCLTPSTAMIKVADEVAEIVSGWGEAATETGQSSGN, encoded by the coding sequence ATGCGATTCGCATGCGTTCTTCTCGCGTTGCTGCTGGTGCTTACCGAGTTCGCGGCGTGCGATCGCAAGACGCCTGCCGCAAGTACGTCGGTGACGCCGACGGCCGGGGGCACCTCTGCTCAATCGACCGAACTGCGGATTGTGGCGCTGAGCCCGGCGCTCGCGATCATCCTGAAAGACCTCGGGTACGAAGGACAGATCGTCGGGCGGCACGCGTACGACGTCGCACTCGACCCGGCAATTCCCGCTTGCGGCGAGCTCGGCACGATCGACTATGAATCGCTCGTAAAGGCGCGGCCGACGCACATCTTTATTCAGTGGGGCGCCCAGGAATTGCCCGCGCGGCTCACCGAACTCGCGAGCGCCAACAACTGGGTGATCAAAGACCTGAACCCGCTCACACTCGACGAGATCGAGCTTGCGGCACGGGAAATGGATCAAACCATCTTTGACTTTGCGACGCGCGGCCTCAAGGGCAAAGTGCCCGATGCGCCTGCGGGTCAGCCCGAGCACATCAAACCCGCGATGCCGTTTGAAGATTCGATGCACATGGCGTGGAGCGATCGCGGGCCGCTCATGAAAGCGGCGGGCCGAATTCTTCTCGTATCGGGCACGAAACCGATCGGCGCGCTGGGGCCGGGTAGCTTTCACTTTCAATTACTGCAGCGGCTGGGCGCGACGCCTGTTCCGAGCAGCGGCGGCCCGTGGATCACGCTCGATATGGAAGACCTCCACAAGTTGGCGCCGGACGGGATTATCCTGTTCTCGCCCCGCCCGCCGCGGTCGGAACCCACCGCGGCACCGAAACCCGAGGAGCTGATCGCGCTGTTTGGGCGCGGGGGCGAACTGCCGATTCCCGCGTTCAAGAACAAACGCGTCGCTCTCATCGATGACCCGTACTGCCTGACGCCGAGCACAGCGATGATTAAGGTTGCGGACGAAGTCGCGGAGATCGTTTCGGGGTGGGGCGAGGCAGCGACGGAAACCGGACAATCAAGCGGAAACTGA
- the argS gene encoding arginine--tRNA ligase — translation MSEFSDPIMLLDSAFRGATASAFPEAGEVDPLITASKQAALGDFQSNVAMSLAKRVGKPPREVATAIVAKAGANTDLAKIAEPITDKSIAGPGFINIRLKGDALAALLASMDTPALGVPKPETQETIAVDLCGVNLAKQMHVGHLRATIIGDALARVFERLGHKVVRQNHLGDWGLPIAMVTAKVAADAKSGKISLDKLTLDDLDLAYKQAQRECTADEAGLAAVERFKLGPKARAELEEQVFGAREKLAAAKQTLVKLQAHDPEIYSVWQRIAKITVDECVAVCARLHATVRAEDTAGESSYSNELGEIVDDLVKRGIAEESDGALVVRLDGPDDLDDRGQKISEPCIIRKSDGGFLYATTDLAGIRRRVRKFGASRLVYAVDARQSLHFQQVFAAARKAGYAKLADASRGGKNATLRHAGFGMVLGDDGRPFKTRSGDNVKLTDLIDEAHQRASVEVNRRSAALPEAERDRIAEVVGVAAIKYADLCNDRMKDYVFSFDRMVAFEGNTGPYLLYAFARIKSILRKASTEKQIDTGPSAPFRKAPLAIVQPQEKTLALAILRYPGVLRAMADSCEPHRLGGFLYDLAGAFSSFYDACPVLNADNEATVLSRLRLCDLTGRVLEDGLTTLGLPIVGRM, via the coding sequence ATGTCCGAATTCTCCGATCCAATTATGCTCCTCGATTCCGCCTTTCGGGGCGCGACCGCCTCGGCATTTCCTGAAGCGGGCGAAGTCGATCCGCTCATCACCGCGAGCAAGCAGGCGGCCCTCGGCGATTTTCAATCCAACGTGGCCATGAGCCTGGCGAAACGGGTCGGCAAGCCTCCTCGCGAAGTGGCGACGGCGATCGTCGCCAAAGCCGGAGCGAACACCGACCTCGCCAAAATCGCCGAGCCGATCACGGACAAGTCGATCGCGGGGCCCGGCTTCATCAATATCCGCCTCAAAGGTGATGCGCTCGCGGCACTCCTCGCATCGATGGACACGCCGGCGCTCGGCGTGCCCAAACCCGAGACACAGGAAACGATCGCGGTCGATCTTTGCGGCGTCAATCTCGCGAAGCAGATGCACGTCGGCCACCTGCGCGCGACGATCATCGGCGATGCGCTGGCACGCGTCTTCGAGCGGCTTGGGCACAAGGTCGTGCGGCAGAATCATCTCGGGGACTGGGGCCTCCCCATCGCGATGGTGACGGCGAAGGTCGCGGCGGATGCGAAGTCGGGAAAAATCAGCCTCGACAAGCTCACGCTCGATGATCTTGATCTCGCGTACAAGCAGGCGCAGCGCGAGTGCACCGCCGACGAGGCCGGACTCGCGGCCGTCGAGCGATTCAAGCTCGGCCCCAAAGCACGGGCGGAATTGGAAGAGCAGGTTTTCGGCGCGCGAGAAAAGCTTGCCGCGGCGAAACAGACCCTTGTGAAGTTGCAGGCGCACGACCCCGAGATCTATTCGGTCTGGCAGCGCATCGCCAAGATCACGGTCGACGAGTGCGTGGCTGTGTGCGCGCGGCTGCACGCGACCGTGCGCGCCGAAGACACGGCCGGCGAATCGAGTTATTCGAACGAACTTGGCGAGATCGTCGATGATCTTGTCAAGCGCGGAATCGCGGAAGAATCCGACGGCGCCCTCGTTGTCCGGCTCGACGGCCCGGACGATCTCGACGATCGCGGCCAGAAGATTTCGGAGCCTTGCATCATCCGGAAATCGGACGGAGGATTTCTTTACGCCACAACCGATCTTGCCGGGATACGCAGGCGAGTTCGGAAATTCGGGGCTTCAAGGCTCGTCTACGCGGTCGATGCACGCCAGAGCCTGCACTTTCAGCAGGTGTTCGCCGCGGCACGGAAGGCGGGGTATGCAAAGTTGGCAGACGCATCGCGTGGCGGCAAGAATGCAACGCTGCGCCACGCCGGATTCGGCATGGTGCTCGGCGACGACGGCCGGCCGTTCAAGACACGCAGCGGCGACAACGTCAAGCTGACCGACCTCATCGACGAAGCGCACCAACGCGCGAGTGTTGAAGTGAATCGCCGGTCCGCGGCACTGCCGGAAGCGGAACGCGATCGCATCGCGGAAGTCGTCGGTGTCGCGGCGATCAAGTACGCCGATCTTTGCAACGACCGGATGAAGGACTACGTCTTCAGCTTCGACCGCATGGTGGCGTTCGAAGGAAACACCGGGCCATACCTTCTTTACGCTTTCGCCCGCATCAAGAGCATTCTGCGCAAGGCGAGCACCGAAAAGCAAATCGATACCGGCCCGAGCGCGCCGTTCCGCAAGGCTCCGCTCGCGATCGTTCAGCCGCAGGAAAAGACGCTCGCCCTGGCGATCCTTCGATACCCAGGCGTGCTGCGCGCGATGGCAGATTCGTGCGAACCGCACCGATTGGGCGGGTTTCTGTACGACCTCGCCGGCGCTTTCAGCAGCTTTTACGATGCATGTCCGGTGCTCAACGCCGACAACGAGGCGACGGTGCTGTCGCGTCTGCGCCTCTGCGATCTGACCGGGCGTGTGCTCGAAGATGGATTGACAACACTCGGGCTACCGATCGTCGGGCGAATGTGA
- a CDS encoding bifunctional alpha/beta hydrolase/class I SAM-dependent methyltransferase — protein sequence MRMTEHTMAARDGAEIFYRAWSPESPPKKFVLLFHRGHEHSARWQETVEKLAIDDCAVFAWDQRGHGRSSGKRGHAPNLAAVVKDADEFSRHLCEAHGVRLADTAVIAHSVGAVVATAWVHDYAPPIRALVLGAPAFRVKLYVPLAVPMLRLKQRVLGPGIVKSYVKAKMLTHDAEQAESYRKDPMIFREIAVNILLDLKDTSTRLIEDAGAITVPTLIVGAGNDWVVTVKAQREFFRKLGSPIKQFDIFPGMFHAMFHEKGREKVIKRIRSFLDERFSTAANSVGNLDADKGGYTRTEFDVLRAPGPAYWSLVRSSLKLGGRFSEGIGLGWRTGFDSGVTLDYVYENKPKGFSPLGKAVDYFYLNSIGWRGIRLRRENLQRVLQQCIDDLKREDKPIGFLDIACGAGRYVLETMAANGATDSSAVLRDYKPENLDAARKHAARLGLNSVVFEQADAFDRASIAAIRPRPTIAIVSGLYELFPENAPLRRSLEGLAEAVEEGGFLVYTCQPWHPQVEFIARALTNREGQPWVMRRRTQAEMDELVRAAGFEKIAQEIDPWGIFTVSAARRVTK from the coding sequence ATGCGGATGACAGAACACACGATGGCGGCGAGAGACGGCGCGGAGATTTTTTACCGTGCGTGGTCCCCGGAGAGTCCGCCGAAGAAGTTCGTGCTCTTGTTCCATCGTGGGCACGAGCACTCGGCCCGTTGGCAGGAGACCGTGGAAAAGCTCGCGATCGATGACTGCGCTGTTTTCGCGTGGGATCAGCGCGGCCACGGAAGGTCATCGGGCAAGCGCGGTCATGCTCCGAATCTCGCGGCGGTTGTGAAGGACGCCGATGAATTCTCTCGCCATCTTTGTGAAGCGCACGGTGTGAGACTCGCGGACACAGCGGTGATCGCGCACAGCGTCGGCGCCGTCGTCGCGACGGCGTGGGTGCACGACTACGCGCCGCCGATCCGCGCTCTCGTCCTCGGCGCTCCAGCGTTCCGCGTAAAGCTCTACGTGCCGCTCGCGGTGCCGATGCTGCGGCTGAAGCAGAGGGTCTTGGGGCCGGGCATCGTGAAGAGCTACGTCAAGGCGAAGATGCTCACGCACGACGCCGAACAGGCGGAGAGCTATCGCAAGGATCCCATGATCTTCCGCGAAATCGCGGTCAACATCCTTTTGGATTTGAAAGACACCTCAACGCGATTGATCGAAGACGCCGGCGCCATCACGGTTCCGACACTGATCGTGGGGGCGGGGAACGATTGGGTCGTCACGGTGAAGGCACAGCGCGAGTTCTTCCGCAAGCTCGGCTCACCGATCAAACAGTTTGACATTTTCCCGGGAATGTTCCACGCGATGTTCCACGAGAAGGGGCGCGAAAAAGTCATCAAACGCATCCGATCTTTTCTGGATGAGAGATTCTCTACTGCCGCGAACTCAGTCGGAAATCTCGATGCCGACAAGGGCGGTTACACCCGGACCGAATTTGATGTTCTCCGCGCGCCCGGGCCCGCGTACTGGTCTCTCGTGCGGTCTTCTTTGAAACTGGGAGGACGATTTAGCGAGGGAATCGGGCTGGGCTGGCGAACCGGATTCGATTCAGGCGTGACGCTGGATTACGTCTATGAGAACAAGCCCAAGGGATTCTCGCCGCTCGGAAAGGCCGTTGACTATTTCTATTTGAACAGCATCGGGTGGCGCGGAATCCGTCTGCGGCGAGAGAATCTGCAGCGAGTCCTCCAGCAGTGCATCGATGATTTGAAACGCGAAGATAAACCGATCGGATTCCTCGATATCGCGTGCGGTGCCGGCCGTTATGTGCTCGAAACGATGGCGGCAAATGGCGCGACTGATTCGAGCGCGGTTCTCCGCGACTACAAACCCGAGAACCTCGACGCGGCACGCAAACATGCAGCGCGTCTGGGTCTCAATTCGGTGGTCTTTGAACAGGCCGATGCATTCGATCGCGCGTCGATCGCGGCCATCCGACCCAGGCCGACGATCGCCATTGTGTCGGGGCTGTACGAATTGTTCCCGGAAAACGCGCCACTCCGCCGTTCGCTCGAGGGATTGGCCGAAGCGGTCGAAGAGGGCGGCTTTCTCGTGTACACATGCCAGCCGTGGCATCCGCAGGTCGAATTCATCGCGCGAGCGCTCACCAACCGAGAGGGTCAACCCTGGGTGATGCGTCGCCGCACGCAAGCGGAAATGGACGAACTGGTTCGCGCCGCGGGCTTTGAAAAAATTGCACAGGAAATCGATCCGTGGGGGATCTTCACGGTTTCCGCTGCACGCCGGGTGACGAAATGA
- a CDS encoding 1-acyl-sn-glycerol-3-phosphate acyltransferase has protein sequence MNDWTYDKAADLGLAPGARMRSVKREPGLVSLAGHYATTALLRLYFFAYHRLEVRGRQFLPRRVPFVLISNHSSHLDALALSVSLPIRARFDTFPVAAGDVFFRNSASSLFASLFLNALPLYRKGVTSHALEDLRARLSEGHCGLILFPEGTRSRTGEMTGFKAGLGMMIAGSNIPVVPCHFYGAVDALPPGKWLPRPRRLVLLIGPALTFQDASNDRSGWTSVAARCEEAVRALKLE, from the coding sequence ATGAACGATTGGACCTACGACAAAGCCGCCGATCTCGGGCTCGCGCCGGGCGCTCGGATGCGGAGCGTGAAGCGCGAACCCGGGCTCGTCTCGCTCGCGGGTCACTACGCGACGACGGCGCTGCTGAGGCTCTACTTTTTCGCGTATCACAGGCTTGAGGTGCGCGGCAGGCAATTCCTGCCGCGGCGCGTGCCATTTGTTCTGATTTCGAACCATTCCAGCCACCTCGACGCGCTCGCGCTGAGCGTATCGCTCCCCATTCGCGCGCGTTTCGATACCTTTCCGGTCGCCGCGGGAGACGTTTTCTTTCGAAACAGCGCCTCATCGTTGTTTGCCTCGCTCTTTCTCAACGCGTTGCCGCTCTATCGCAAAGGAGTGACCTCGCACGCACTCGAAGATCTTCGGGCGAGACTTTCGGAGGGACACTGCGGGCTGATTCTGTTCCCCGAGGGAACGCGCAGCCGTACCGGAGAAATGACCGGATTCAAGGCGGGCCTCGGGATGATGATCGCGGGATCAAACATTCCGGTCGTTCCGTGTCACTTTTACGGTGCGGTCGACGCGCTTCCACCCGGAAAGTGGCTTCCTCGGCCGCGAAGGCTCGTGCTTTTGATCGGGCCGGCGCTCACGTTCCAGGATGCGAGCAACGACCGCAGCGGGTGGACCTCCGTCGCGGCACGATGCGAAGAAGCTGTGCGCGCGCTGAAGCTTGAGTGA
- a CDS encoding VOC family protein produces the protein MPPFRLLETAIHVADVAASREWYGRVFGLRPLNPDNKDERLSALGLPGAQVLLIFKKGGSTSTLTFAGGSIPPHDAQGTTHFAFAIPEADLTAWRTHLASLRISIESEMNWERGGTSLYFRDLDGHLLELATPGVWPTY, from the coding sequence ATGCCGCCCTTTCGGCTCCTCGAAACCGCGATCCATGTTGCCGACGTTGCCGCGTCGCGAGAGTGGTACGGCCGCGTGTTCGGCCTGAGGCCGCTCAATCCCGACAACAAAGACGAACGATTGTCGGCGCTCGGGCTACCCGGCGCGCAGGTGCTGCTGATCTTCAAGAAAGGCGGGTCGACGAGCACGCTGACATTTGCGGGCGGATCAATCCCACCGCACGATGCGCAAGGCACGACACACTTTGCCTTTGCCATTCCCGAAGCTGATCTTACCGCATGGCGCACGCACCTGGCATCGCTGAGAATCTCGATCGAGAGCGAGATGAATTGGGAACGTGGCGGCACCAGTCTCTACTTCCGCGATCTCGACGGGCACTTGCTCGAATTGGCGACGCCGGGTGTCTGGCCGACGTACTGA
- a CDS encoding phosphatase PAP2/dual specificity phosphatase family protein: protein MGDLHGFRCTPGDEMKWKALRASVLLSALFLLVYGATNYLAAARENVGSCVCGWEKHIPFVPWFVIPYMSIDLFFVGAPFVCRTERELRAFTKRIAFAIVVSGLFFLFLPLRFAFERPPVAGLLGVVFDGFRALDQPFNQCPSLHVSLSVLLGAVYLRRTNGIVRFVVAVWFGLILLSPVLTYQHHVVDVAGGLALSVLCVFLFPERAPKLLVLPNRRVGSYYITGALLCAAACLVFRPWSWIMLWPAVALGAMGAAYFGVGPGVYRKRRGRLPLTTRLVLWPVLAGQWLSWKHYVRRCNPWDRITDRVWIGGVLTERQARHAIDSGVCAVLDLTGEFSERESFLCAKYRQEPVLDLTAPTPEVLDRVVAFIERCSTFGVVYVHCKIGFSRSAAAVGAYLIYVGIAGSAQAAMSILREKRPSIVIRPEAADAIKGYANRSLRARQTEPRRVDVVVPLPTMPQP from the coding sequence GTGGGGGATCTTCACGGTTTCCGCTGCACGCCGGGTGACGAAATGAAGTGGAAGGCGCTGCGGGCGTCCGTGTTGCTCTCGGCGCTCTTTTTGCTTGTCTATGGCGCAACCAATTACCTCGCCGCGGCGAGAGAGAACGTCGGCAGCTGTGTTTGCGGCTGGGAGAAGCACATCCCGTTCGTACCGTGGTTTGTGATTCCGTACATGTCGATCGACTTGTTCTTCGTCGGGGCGCCGTTTGTTTGCCGCACCGAACGGGAGCTTCGAGCCTTCACGAAACGGATCGCGTTCGCGATCGTGGTTTCCGGGTTGTTCTTTCTGTTTCTCCCGCTGCGTTTCGCTTTCGAACGTCCTCCCGTCGCCGGCTTGCTCGGCGTTGTGTTTGATGGATTTCGTGCTCTCGATCAGCCATTCAATCAGTGCCCTTCGTTGCACGTCTCGCTGAGCGTCCTGCTCGGCGCGGTCTATCTTCGTCGGACCAATGGAATCGTGCGTTTCGTGGTCGCCGTGTGGTTTGGTTTGATTCTGCTCTCACCGGTTCTGACCTATCAGCACCACGTGGTCGACGTCGCAGGCGGGCTTGCGCTTTCGGTTTTGTGCGTTTTTCTGTTCCCTGAGCGGGCACCGAAGTTGCTGGTTCTGCCCAACCGCCGCGTCGGGTCGTACTACATCACGGGTGCGCTGCTTTGTGCCGCGGCGTGCCTTGTTTTCAGGCCGTGGAGCTGGATCATGCTTTGGCCGGCCGTCGCGCTCGGAGCGATGGGGGCTGCGTACTTCGGAGTCGGGCCCGGGGTCTACCGAAAACGAAGAGGTCGATTGCCCTTGACAACGCGGCTTGTGCTGTGGCCCGTCCTTGCAGGGCAATGGCTTTCGTGGAAGCACTACGTCCGTCGATGCAACCCGTGGGACAGAATTACGGATCGCGTTTGGATCGGCGGAGTGCTCACCGAGCGCCAAGCTCGGCACGCGATCGATTCCGGCGTGTGTGCCGTGCTCGACTTGACCGGTGAATTCTCCGAGCGGGAGTCGTTCCTTTGCGCAAAGTACCGGCAGGAACCTGTTCTCGATCTGACCGCTCCAACGCCGGAAGTGCTTGACCGGGTTGTTGCGTTCATCGAACGATGCTCGACGTTCGGCGTTGTCTACGTTCACTGCAAAATCGGCTTTTCCCGAAGCGCCGCGGCGGTCGGTGCTTACCTGATTTATGTCGGGATCGCCGGGAGCGCCCAAGCGGCGATGAGCATCTTGCGTGAGAAGCGCCCCTCGATCGTGATCCGGCCCGAAGCGGCGGACGCAATCAAGGGGTACGCAAACCGATCTCTTCGTGCGCGGCAGACTGAGCCGCGACGCGTCGACGTCGTAGTTCCATTGCCCACAATGCCGCAACCGTGA